From Pectobacterium carotovorum, one genomic window encodes:
- the dhbA gene encoding 2,3-dihydro-2,3-dihydroxybenzoate dehydrogenase — protein sequence MMNKAQPLQFDFSGQTVWVTGAASGIGESIARQFVALGANVIGFDRAFRHQDHPFSCVTLDISEPDSVAAVCRQQLAETGLDILVNAAGILRLGDIDALSVDDWHQCINVNASGAFYLLNALVPHFKQQRRGAIVCVGSNAAHVPRLQMAAYCASKAALTSLSHCAGLELAPYGVRCNLVSPGSTDTPMQRGMWHSADAEQRTIAGFPDQYKLGIPLGKIAQPEEIANTVVFLASDLASHITMQDVVVDGGATLTA from the coding sequence ATGATGAACAAGGCACAACCTCTTCAATTTGATTTCAGCGGCCAGACCGTTTGGGTCACCGGCGCGGCGAGCGGCATTGGCGAAAGCATTGCCCGCCAGTTTGTCGCACTGGGCGCGAACGTGATCGGCTTCGACCGTGCATTCCGACATCAGGATCATCCGTTTAGCTGTGTGACGCTGGATATCAGCGAACCGGACAGTGTGGCGGCAGTCTGTCGCCAGCAGTTGGCAGAAACGGGACTCGACATTCTGGTCAACGCCGCTGGGATTCTGCGTCTGGGCGACATCGACGCGCTGAGCGTGGACGACTGGCACCAGTGCATTAACGTCAATGCCTCAGGTGCATTTTACCTGCTGAACGCGCTGGTTCCGCATTTCAAGCAGCAGCGCCGCGGCGCGATTGTCTGCGTCGGCTCCAATGCCGCGCATGTTCCCCGTCTACAGATGGCGGCGTACTGCGCCTCGAAAGCGGCGCTCACCAGCCTGTCTCACTGTGCCGGTCTGGAGCTGGCACCTTACGGCGTGCGCTGCAATCTGGTGTCGCCGGGATCGACGGATACGCCAATGCAGCGCGGCATGTGGCACAGCGCCGATGCCGAGCAGCGCACTATCGCGGGCTTTCCTGACCAGTACAAACTGGGTATTCCACTGGGCAAGATTGCTCAGCCGGAAGAGATCGCCAATACCGTGGTTTTTCTGGCTTCCGATCTGGCCAGCCACATCACCATGCAGGACGTGGTGGTGGATGGCGGGGCAACGCTGACGGCCTGA
- a CDS encoding non-ribosomal peptide synthetase has product MKDIVTLLKQLERQGVRLALNAQGQLISQSSKDAITADIGRTIKENKDAIVRCLTAQQAFERPIAPQNATSGPLSSSQSGLWFIEQYEEQSHLYNMPVYFRLTGTLDVAALEFAFDALAQRHASLRTRFVVNEQGKGEQRIDAYQPFVIQHDDFSLLPEAEREARLQQQVKAEISRPFDLTAGDLTRVRLVKMSERVHVLMITQHHIISDGWSVKNMFADFKPAFLACQNRQPYPVEPTQLNYIDYAHWFNSASFLDYHNEFKPFWVERLTGIPEVHSLPLDKPRPAHQNSGGEVIFSAINNDLWDKFKRLCQRYNTSNFIGLHAVFSLMLARISGEKDIVIGSPLAYRERPDIEDVVGFFVNTIVLRTQLQDSQSFVDYLQYCREQDLSAFDHQLYRFEALSEAIGSDRTTAINPIFQVMLVYQAKVDFNDLIPGCDAAEETSPVLPAKTDISVKVTELMGEVRLDWLFATALFERQTIQYYADRFIRLIEAVVEAPETDVWHLPLMEAERFAVVLAESQQLPRSYPQPQLTVTDVIEAIAQRDPQQLAIAFDGEQCTDTLTYAELNRQSNQLAHWLHRQGLGEQSLVGVLAKRDRYFVIALLAVWKAGAAYVPLDPDYPPERLRHIITDANLAVILGGDRQQLAQWSAEQCIDLTDPAVVAQWHDLPGDEPPAIPRHAQQLAQVIYTSGSTGLPKGVMIEHGSLINLLDDHRDRIAFTPQSTMFNCMSLSFDAGNMTTLLPLSSGGTLAFGEPNDRAIVQAEQAGATHLILPTALMSILDPKQVNGIQAIGMGGEACPNAVVENWADKVALYNMYGPTECTVTALSTRLRKGQPVTIGKPIAHIQALILDAAGQLCPAGVPGELCLAGLGLARGYLNQPQMTASRFEHITLNDVNHTGQGTATLRIYRTGDKARLLNNGDYEYCGRIDEQIKLRGYRIEPGEIEAQLAAVCPSLKQVKVIVAQVGNRPALVAYGTVKAGSSTPEPAAVLIDVAKLLPEYMVPFRLILLEDMPLTPNGKLNTKQLPPVLEVSEGDGEADNPLEADVLAIWRSVLNTPLGVEDDFFRLGGDSILSIQLTTRLRSAGYVCTVKDVFEAKSVRRLCRVLAQNNRDTGIVAEQGTLEGEFALLPIQRWFMEQPLVRPEHWNQAAMIQLPDVDTERLTTMLQALMAQHDALRLACDTDGQRYLTDVPCPVVATLDYRQLGDDGLQQAFTALQSEFDPAQGRTMGCALVRHHPQADTAVFLAFHHLVIDAVSWRILVDDLERLYLGEALAPKTSSYRQWGTALHNYATQHAEQLAYWQAQENGVDQTALLAAKDPQGHASAAILTLDAETTGQLVSEANRAFNTDVSDLLLAALTRTLNDLGWGDKARIMLEGHGREAIDPTLDVSRTVGWFTSTYPVCLQDRADWASLIKSSKEQLRQVPDKGVGFNPLRYHHPQGNSLTLSPIVFNYLGLSVHAAGTWRPVDVAPGVCVAPQNKPVEIISLHGGITGGQLTLRQVGCLNQRDSERLMARFTENLRALTAACLDQLSRGTVFTPSDFPAVTLSQTQLDSLSQRYDIDTLLPLSSLQQSMLYHRLRCPQDDAYHLQTPVRYAQALDVEGYRQAWQRQIQRFPALRAALESEQASVQVIVKQAELPFYYQDVAQEADPQAVIERYRQQDLRTGFDLSQPPLLRIACFRLGEQDYRVLLSCHHSVIDGWSGPQLLGAVHRDYLLLMRGETFMHGETSAIQVDRAYVDYALHAVAQQPAVDAFWQQRQPLLTQTNDVAVLFAAAGKRADLSQHLTQVEPQVTGVSLNEQDQATLTAFAREVGVTHSIIAQYAWHRLLARSTGDAVSIVGNVLSGRESPVDDVASSVGLYINSLPLALSWQHPVSLQQHLVQLQNELMAMNQHATQSLIALTAGRPRLFNSLFVYENYPVNENRPGAKEEQGERADEPHRLSPEFSAAYEKVEMPLNLVVREQAGCMLLRFEFDADVLDSAQARRVLMRWHDEVVALVNSAPQQPAEIIGHHKTAVAVAALDTTQETALANHVGSPDTPLAQSLLRVWAQALHLSESGLWSQTLCESGVDSLQRIALAQALSRALAQPVSVALLQRYPSPQALSEYLAQSRVTANEEMLS; this is encoded by the coding sequence ATGAAAGATATCGTAACGCTGTTAAAGCAGTTGGAGCGGCAGGGCGTGCGTCTGGCGTTGAATGCACAGGGACAGCTGATTTCGCAGTCCAGCAAAGACGCGATCACGGCAGACATTGGGCGCACGATCAAGGAAAACAAAGACGCCATTGTGCGCTGCCTGACGGCGCAGCAGGCGTTTGAACGTCCTATTGCGCCGCAGAATGCCACGTCTGGCCCGCTGTCGTCATCGCAAAGCGGGCTGTGGTTTATCGAACAGTACGAAGAGCAGTCACACCTCTACAATATGCCGGTCTATTTTCGCCTGACCGGTACGCTGGATGTGGCTGCACTGGAGTTTGCCTTTGACGCGCTGGCGCAGCGCCACGCCAGCCTGCGCACCCGTTTTGTAGTCAATGAACAGGGCAAGGGCGAACAGCGTATCGATGCCTATCAACCGTTTGTGATACAGCATGATGACTTCTCGCTGCTGCCGGAAGCGGAACGGGAAGCGCGCTTGCAGCAACAGGTGAAAGCGGAAATCAGTCGGCCGTTCGATCTCACGGCGGGCGATCTCACCCGCGTGCGATTGGTGAAAATGAGCGAACGGGTGCACGTTCTGATGATCACCCAGCACCATATTATTTCCGATGGCTGGTCGGTGAAGAATATGTTTGCGGACTTCAAACCGGCTTTTCTGGCCTGTCAAAACCGCCAGCCTTACCCTGTCGAGCCGACCCAGCTTAACTATATCGATTACGCACACTGGTTCAATTCCGCCTCGTTTCTGGATTACCACAACGAATTCAAGCCGTTCTGGGTTGAGCGACTGACGGGGATCCCTGAAGTACACAGCCTACCGCTGGATAAACCACGTCCGGCGCATCAGAACAGCGGTGGTGAGGTGATCTTCTCTGCGATCAACAACGATCTGTGGGATAAATTCAAGCGCCTGTGCCAGCGCTACAATACGTCTAACTTTATTGGCCTGCATGCGGTGTTTTCCCTGATGCTGGCGCGCATCAGCGGTGAGAAAGACATCGTCATTGGTTCGCCGCTGGCCTACCGCGAGCGGCCGGATATCGAAGATGTCGTTGGTTTCTTCGTTAACACCATCGTGCTGCGCACCCAGTTGCAGGACAGCCAGAGTTTTGTCGATTACCTGCAATATTGCCGCGAGCAGGATCTGTCGGCTTTCGATCATCAGCTCTACCGCTTTGAGGCACTGAGCGAGGCAATCGGCTCCGATCGTACCACCGCGATCAACCCGATCTTCCAGGTGATGCTGGTGTATCAGGCCAAAGTGGATTTCAACGATCTGATTCCCGGCTGTGATGCAGCGGAAGAAACCTCGCCGGTGCTGCCCGCCAAGACCGATATCTCGGTCAAGGTGACGGAGTTGATGGGCGAGGTGCGGCTGGACTGGCTGTTTGCCACCGCGCTGTTTGAGCGCCAGACGATCCAGTATTACGCCGACCGTTTCATCCGATTGATTGAAGCCGTGGTTGAGGCTCCGGAAACCGACGTCTGGCATCTGCCGCTGATGGAAGCGGAGCGATTTGCTGTCGTGCTGGCGGAGAGTCAGCAGCTGCCGCGTAGCTATCCGCAGCCGCAGCTGACGGTAACTGACGTGATTGAAGCCATCGCCCAGCGCGATCCTCAGCAACTGGCGATAGCCTTTGACGGCGAACAGTGCACGGATACGCTGACGTACGCTGAGCTGAACAGGCAGTCGAATCAGCTGGCGCACTGGCTGCACCGTCAGGGGCTGGGCGAACAGTCGCTGGTTGGCGTGCTGGCGAAGCGCGATCGCTATTTTGTCATTGCGCTGCTGGCCGTCTGGAAAGCGGGGGCCGCCTATGTGCCGCTGGATCCCGATTATCCGCCAGAGCGGCTGCGCCACATCATTACCGACGCCAATCTTGCCGTGATTCTCGGCGGCGATAGGCAACAGCTGGCGCAGTGGTCCGCCGAGCAGTGTATCGATCTGACCGATCCGGCCGTTGTTGCGCAGTGGCACGATCTACCGGGCGATGAACCACCGGCTATTCCGCGCCACGCGCAGCAGCTGGCACAGGTGATCTACACCTCGGGATCGACCGGCTTGCCGAAGGGGGTCATGATCGAACACGGCTCGCTGATCAATCTGTTGGACGATCATCGCGATCGCATCGCGTTCACGCCGCAAAGCACCATGTTCAACTGCATGTCGCTCTCCTTTGATGCCGGTAACATGACGACGCTGCTGCCGCTGAGCAGCGGCGGCACGCTGGCGTTTGGCGAGCCCAACGATCGAGCGATTGTGCAGGCCGAACAGGCGGGCGCGACGCACCTGATCCTGCCGACGGCACTGATGTCGATTCTCGATCCGAAGCAGGTTAACGGTATTCAAGCCATTGGCATGGGGGGCGAAGCCTGCCCGAACGCCGTGGTGGAAAACTGGGCCGACAAGGTCGCGCTGTACAACATGTACGGGCCGACGGAATGTACTGTCACCGCGTTGAGCACCCGCCTGCGTAAAGGTCAGCCTGTCACCATCGGGAAACCCATTGCCCATATTCAGGCGCTGATTCTGGATGCAGCCGGACAACTGTGTCCGGCGGGCGTGCCGGGTGAGCTGTGTCTTGCGGGGCTTGGGCTGGCGCGTGGCTACCTCAACCAGCCGCAGATGACTGCCAGTCGCTTTGAGCACATCACGCTGAACGATGTGAACCATACCGGACAAGGTACAGCGACGCTGCGCATTTATCGCACGGGTGACAAGGCCAGACTGTTGAATAACGGCGACTATGAATACTGTGGCCGTATTGATGAGCAGATCAAACTACGCGGCTACCGCATTGAGCCGGGTGAAATCGAGGCACAGCTGGCGGCGGTCTGTCCGTCTCTGAAGCAGGTGAAAGTCATCGTGGCGCAGGTGGGGAACCGTCCGGCGCTGGTCGCCTATGGCACGGTGAAAGCGGGCAGCAGCACGCCGGAACCTGCCGCCGTGCTGATTGATGTCGCGAAGCTCCTGCCGGAATACATGGTGCCGTTCCGACTGATACTGCTGGAAGACATGCCGCTGACGCCGAACGGCAAACTCAATACGAAACAGCTACCGCCAGTGCTGGAAGTGAGTGAAGGCGACGGCGAAGCTGATAACCCGCTGGAAGCGGATGTACTGGCAATTTGGCGCAGCGTGCTGAATACGCCGCTGGGCGTTGAGGATGATTTCTTCCGCTTAGGCGGCGATTCCATTCTCAGTATTCAACTGACCACTCGTCTGCGCAGCGCGGGCTATGTCTGCACGGTGAAAGACGTTTTCGAAGCGAAGAGCGTGCGGCGTCTGTGCCGCGTGCTGGCGCAGAATAACCGTGACACAGGCATTGTCGCGGAGCAGGGCACGTTGGAAGGTGAATTTGCGCTGCTGCCGATTCAGCGCTGGTTTATGGAACAACCGCTGGTACGCCCAGAGCACTGGAATCAGGCGGCGATGATCCAACTGCCTGACGTGGATACCGAACGCCTGACCACGATGTTGCAGGCGTTGATGGCGCAGCATGACGCGCTGCGTCTGGCCTGTGATACCGATGGGCAACGCTATCTGACGGATGTGCCTTGCCCTGTTGTGGCGACGCTGGATTATCGTCAGCTTGGCGATGACGGCCTGCAACAGGCGTTTACCGCATTGCAGAGTGAATTCGATCCCGCGCAGGGAAGAACGATGGGGTGTGCGCTGGTGCGGCACCATCCGCAGGCGGACACGGCTGTATTCCTCGCTTTCCACCATCTGGTGATTGACGCCGTGTCCTGGCGCATTCTGGTCGACGATCTGGAGCGGCTGTACCTCGGCGAAGCGCTGGCGCCGAAAACGTCGAGCTATCGCCAGTGGGGCACGGCGCTGCATAACTATGCTACGCAGCATGCGGAACAACTGGCGTACTGGCAGGCGCAGGAAAATGGTGTGGATCAGACGGCGCTACTGGCAGCGAAGGATCCACAGGGTCATGCCAGCGCCGCGATTCTGACGCTGGATGCGGAAACCACGGGCCAACTGGTGAGCGAGGCGAATCGTGCCTTTAATACCGACGTCAGTGATTTGCTGCTGGCGGCGCTGACCCGCACGTTAAACGATCTCGGCTGGGGCGACAAAGCACGCATCATGCTGGAAGGGCACGGTCGCGAAGCGATTGATCCGACGCTGGATGTCAGCCGCACGGTAGGGTGGTTTACCAGCACCTATCCGGTGTGTCTGCAAGATCGGGCTGACTGGGCTTCCCTGATTAAATCCAGCAAGGAACAGCTGCGTCAGGTGCCGGATAAAGGCGTCGGGTTTAATCCGCTGCGCTACCATCACCCTCAAGGCAACTCGCTGACGCTGTCACCGATTGTGTTCAACTATCTCGGGCTGTCGGTTCATGCCGCTGGTACATGGCGTCCGGTGGACGTCGCGCCGGGAGTCTGTGTCGCGCCGCAGAATAAACCGGTGGAGATTATCAGTCTTCACGGTGGTATTACGGGCGGACAGCTTACGCTGCGTCAGGTGGGTTGCCTTAACCAGCGTGACAGCGAACGCCTGATGGCGCGGTTCACTGAAAATCTGCGGGCGCTGACAGCAGCCTGTCTGGACCAGCTGAGCCGCGGCACTGTATTTACTCCCAGCGACTTCCCGGCGGTGACGCTGAGCCAGACACAGCTCGATAGCCTGTCGCAGCGTTATGACATCGACACGCTGTTGCCGCTGTCCTCGCTCCAGCAGTCGATGCTGTATCACCGCCTGCGCTGTCCGCAGGACGATGCCTATCATCTGCAAACGCCGGTTCGCTATGCACAGGCGCTGGACGTGGAAGGCTATCGTCAGGCCTGGCAGCGTCAGATTCAGCGGTTCCCGGCACTGCGTGCCGCGCTGGAAAGCGAACAGGCCAGCGTACAGGTGATTGTGAAGCAGGCAGAGCTGCCTTTCTACTATCAGGATGTCGCGCAGGAGGCTGATCCACAGGCGGTCATTGAACGCTATCGCCAGCAGGATTTACGCACCGGATTTGATTTGTCACAGCCGCCGCTGTTGCGCATTGCCTGTTTCCGTTTGGGCGAGCAGGACTATCGCGTGCTTTTGAGTTGCCATCACAGCGTGATTGACGGCTGGAGCGGCCCACAGCTGCTGGGCGCGGTGCACCGTGATTATTTGCTGCTAATGCGCGGTGAAACATTTATGCACGGCGAAACATCCGCGATTCAGGTAGATCGCGCCTATGTGGATTATGCGCTGCACGCTGTGGCGCAGCAGCCCGCTGTCGATGCCTTCTGGCAGCAGCGGCAGCCGCTGCTGACGCAGACGAACGATGTGGCCGTGCTGTTTGCGGCGGCAGGGAAACGTGCCGATCTCAGCCAGCACCTGACGCAGGTTGAACCGCAGGTCACCGGCGTGAGCCTGAACGAACAGGATCAGGCGACGCTAACCGCGTTTGCCCGCGAGGTGGGCGTCACCCACAGCATTATTGCGCAATATGCCTGGCACCGGCTGCTGGCGCGCTCGACTGGTGATGCAGTCAGCATTGTCGGCAACGTGCTGTCGGGCAGGGAAAGCCCGGTGGACGATGTAGCGAGCAGCGTGGGTCTGTACATCAATAGCCTGCCGCTGGCGCTAAGCTGGCAGCATCCGGTATCGCTGCAACAGCATCTGGTGCAGTTGCAGAATGAGCTGATGGCGATGAATCAGCATGCCACGCAGTCGCTGATTGCCCTGACAGCCGGACGCCCGCGTCTGTTCAATAGCCTGTTCGTTTATGAAAACTATCCTGTTAATGAAAATCGGCCCGGAGCAAAGGAGGAACAAGGTGAACGTGCTGACGAACCGCATCGGTTATCTCCCGAATTCTCCGCTGCTTATGAAAAAGTCGAGATGCCGCTGAATCTGGTGGTGCGTGAGCAGGCGGGTTGCATGCTGCTGCGCTTCGAGTTTGATGCCGATGTGTTGGACAGTGCGCAGGCGCGTCGGGTGCTGATGCGCTGGCATGACGAAGTGGTGGCGCTGGTGAATAGCGCGCCACAGCAGCCAGCCGAGATTATCGGGCATCATAAGACGGCTGTCGCCGTGGCGGCACTCGACACGACGCAGGAAACTGCGCTGGCTAACCACGTTGGCTCGCCTGATACGCCGTTAGCCCAGTCGCTGTTGCGCGTGTGGGCGCAGGCGCTGCATCTCAGTGAATCTGGCCTCTGGTCACAGACGCTGTGTGAAAGCGGTGTTGATTCGCTCCAGCGTATTGCGCTGGCACAGGCATTGAGCCGCGCGTTAGCGCAGCCGGTGAGCGTGGCGCTCTTGCAGCGTTACCCGTCACCGCAGGCGCTGAGCGAGTATCTGGCACAGTCGAGGGTTACCGCCAATGAGGAAATGCTGTCATGA
- a CDS encoding amino acid adenylation domain-containing protein, which yields MTGSNEAVGNPLADIQQPTAFGQRAGAAHGEQRHSSELSRQYPTSLVSGAWSWLLYKYSGEEQVCAALVTSDLPDHVRPLIAHFHQRDRLVCDWIAAVGSSCDPQSAPEIPAAETQHALFSSLLIVGDMASLSVVVQKAAQSVALIVQVQNNRLILTASDGQFDNHQLQRIARHLTQLLDGLLAPRWEHLAQIRLSPCVAPLPHRATTPDLHDELLARLAQEERQDRVAIRFQEREISYRELLQRVALIQQVLADQGITAGQRVGLHLSRQPDTVAALLACLFSQVAFVPLEPDFPGERLQAIQQEAALAAVLQDSYTGGSLAFDCPLLNLGDLPYAASDATASVQLARTGGVETAAYMMFTSGSTGKPKGVVIGQRALQTFIHASVERLALTDQANWLLITTLAFDISMLEVFAPLWVGGVQHLTTHEEYKDPQAVAAYLQARPEINILQATPAFWRMMFKAGWQGKPDLVALCGGEALDLRLAQRLVSRCRTLWNCYGPTEATIWSQMAQIDGAALENQHTVALGNTLAGYQHLVIDDDRHPLEEGMVGELCILGEALSSGYWQRDDLTQDRFIQQVESGQRMYRTGDKVRLLADDRYQYLGRFDDQVKLRGFRIELGEIEAQLKRIEQVQDAAVKLQGEGDDAVLVGYVEYKPGSEMTKLALRKQLHQFLPAYMVPGRIVVLDKLPKTGSGKVDRKRLTDV from the coding sequence ATGACAGGGAGCAATGAAGCGGTGGGGAACCCACTGGCAGACATTCAGCAGCCCACGGCCTTCGGGCAGCGGGCGGGGGCTGCGCACGGTGAACAGCGCCACAGCAGTGAGCTGTCCCGACAGTATCCCACGTCGCTGGTGAGTGGGGCGTGGAGCTGGCTGCTGTACAAATACAGCGGTGAAGAGCAGGTGTGTGCCGCGCTCGTCACATCCGATCTGCCTGACCACGTAAGACCGCTGATCGCGCATTTTCACCAGCGCGATCGTCTGGTCTGCGACTGGATCGCAGCAGTGGGATCGTCGTGCGATCCGCAGTCTGCGCCGGAGATTCCGGCAGCCGAAACTCAGCATGCGCTGTTTAGCAGTCTGCTGATCGTGGGGGATATGGCATCGTTATCTGTAGTCGTACAAAAAGCGGCGCAAAGCGTGGCGTTGATCGTACAGGTTCAGAACAATCGATTAATTCTGACGGCATCTGACGGACAGTTCGATAACCATCAGCTACAGCGTATTGCCCGCCATCTCACGCAGCTACTCGATGGGCTGCTGGCACCGCGTTGGGAGCATCTGGCGCAGATTCGCCTCAGTCCGTGTGTAGCGCCGCTACCGCACAGGGCGACGACGCCTGACCTGCACGATGAACTGCTGGCGCGTCTTGCTCAGGAAGAACGGCAGGATCGTGTGGCCATTCGCTTTCAGGAACGTGAAATCAGCTATCGGGAATTACTGCAACGGGTCGCGCTGATTCAACAGGTGCTGGCTGATCAGGGTATCACTGCTGGTCAGCGTGTGGGGTTGCACCTTAGCCGTCAGCCTGACACCGTGGCGGCGCTGCTGGCCTGCCTGTTTTCTCAGGTGGCGTTTGTGCCGCTGGAGCCGGATTTTCCGGGGGAACGTCTACAGGCGATTCAGCAGGAAGCGGCGTTAGCGGCGGTCTTACAGGACAGCTATACCGGCGGTTCGCTGGCATTTGACTGCCCGCTCCTGAACCTTGGCGATTTACCGTATGCCGCCAGCGATGCCACCGCGAGCGTACAGTTGGCACGAACCGGTGGAGTGGAAACGGCGGCCTACATGATGTTTACCTCCGGTTCGACGGGGAAACCGAAAGGTGTTGTGATTGGTCAACGGGCACTGCAAACCTTTATTCATGCCAGCGTAGAACGGTTGGCTTTAACGGATCAAGCTAACTGGTTGCTGATTACCACGCTGGCGTTCGATATCTCCATGCTGGAAGTGTTTGCGCCGCTGTGGGTTGGTGGCGTGCAGCACCTGACCACGCACGAGGAATACAAAGATCCGCAGGCGGTCGCGGCGTATTTGCAGGCTCGGCCGGAAATCAACATCTTGCAGGCCACGCCCGCGTTTTGGCGCATGATGTTCAAAGCGGGCTGGCAGGGTAAACCCGATTTGGTCGCGCTGTGCGGCGGTGAAGCGCTGGATCTGCGACTGGCGCAGCGTCTGGTTAGCCGTTGCAGGACGTTGTGGAATTGCTATGGACCAACCGAAGCGACAATTTGGTCGCAGATGGCGCAGATCGACGGGGCCGCGTTGGAGAACCAGCATACGGTCGCGTTGGGCAACACGCTGGCGGGCTATCAGCATCTGGTGATCGATGACGATCGCCATCCGTTAGAGGAAGGGATGGTCGGCGAACTGTGCATTCTCGGTGAAGCGCTGAGTAGCGGATACTGGCAGCGTGACGATCTGACGCAGGATCGTTTTATTCAGCAGGTGGAATCCGGGCAGCGAATGTATCGCACCGGCGATAAAGTTCGGCTGCTGGCGGACGATCGTTATCAGTATCTTGGTCGCTTCGACGATCAGGTAAAATTACGGGGATTTCGCATCGAATTAGGAGAGATCGAAGCGCAATTGAAGCGGATCGAACAGGTGCAGGATGCGGCCGTCAAGCTTCAGGGGGAAGGGGATGACGCGGTGCTGGTCGGCTACGTTGAGTATAAACCCGGCTCGGAGATGACCAAACTGGCGCTGCGCAAACAGCTGCATCAGTTCTTACCGGCTTACATGGTGCCGGGACGCATTGTGGTGCTCGATAAGCTGCCTAAAACTGGTAGCGGTAAGGTCGATCGCAAGCGTTTGACGGATGTCTGA